From one Streptomyces sp. CA-210063 genomic stretch:
- a CDS encoding glutaminase produces the protein MVIMTTTSSLTFQPVLERIAEEIERTPGRGRPADYIPALAACDPRSFGMAVAELDGTVYGVGDWREPFSTQSITKVFTLALDLAREGDALWEHVGREPSGNPFNSLVQLEYEAGIPRNPFINAGALVVTDRLHTRTGDAAGELLSFLRSESGNPELDFDAQIAASESAHGDRNAALAHFMASYGNIDNPVPALLDQYFRQCSLTASCADLALATTFLARHGVRADGTRLLTRSQAKQVNAVMLTCGTYDAAGDFAYRVGLPGKSGVGGGIIAVVPGRCTLCVWSPGLDERGNSVAGVAALTRFTTLTGLSIF, from the coding sequence ATGGTGATCATGACAACGACGTCGTCCCTCACCTTCCAGCCGGTCCTGGAACGCATCGCCGAGGAGATCGAACGGACCCCGGGCCGGGGCCGGCCCGCCGACTACATCCCGGCGCTCGCGGCCTGCGATCCGCGCAGCTTCGGCATGGCCGTCGCGGAACTCGACGGCACGGTGTACGGCGTGGGGGACTGGCGGGAGCCGTTCTCCACGCAGTCCATCACCAAGGTCTTCACCCTCGCCCTCGACCTGGCGCGGGAGGGCGACGCCCTCTGGGAGCACGTGGGCCGCGAGCCCTCGGGCAACCCCTTCAACTCCCTGGTCCAGCTGGAGTACGAGGCCGGCATCCCGCGCAACCCGTTCATCAACGCGGGTGCCCTCGTCGTCACCGATCGCCTGCACACCCGTACCGGCGACGCGGCGGGCGAGCTGTTGTCCTTCCTCCGCTCGGAGAGCGGCAACCCGGAACTGGACTTCGACGCCCAGATCGCCGCCTCCGAGTCGGCGCACGGCGATCGCAACGCGGCGCTCGCCCACTTCATGGCGTCGTACGGCAACATCGACAACCCGGTGCCGGCCCTGCTGGACCAGTACTTCCGGCAGTGCTCCCTCACCGCGTCCTGCGCGGATCTCGCCCTCGCCACCACCTTCCTGGCCCGCCACGGTGTCCGCGCCGACGGGACCCGCCTGCTGACCCGGAGTCAGGCGAAGCAGGTCAACGCGGTGATGCTCACCTGCGGGACGTACGACGCGGCCGGCGACTTCGCCTACCGCGTGGGCCTCCCCGGCAAGAGCGGTGTGGGCGGCGGCATCATCGCCGTCGTACCGGGCCGCTGCACGCTGTGCGTGTGGAGTCCGGGCCTGGACGAACGGGGCAACTCGGTGGCGGGCGTGGCGGCACTGACCCGATTCACGACCCTGACGGGACTGTCGATCTTCTGA
- the aspA gene encoding aspartate ammonia-lyase, producing the protein MTAAAATRSEHDLLGDRDVPADAYWGVHTLRARENFPITGTPISAYPHLIDALAAVKEAAARANEELGLLAPEKAAAIIEACREIRDGKLHDQFVVDVVQGGAGTSTNMNANEVVANRALELLGHAKGQYEYLHPNEDVNLGQSTNDVYPTAVKIATVFAVQGLLKAMAVLQDSFARKAVEFREVLKMGRTQLQDAVPMTLGQEFSAFAVMIDEDRSRLDEAVELIHEINLGATAIGTGLNAPAGYAESARRHLAAITGLPLVTAANLVEATQDCGAFVQMSGVLKRVAVKLSKSCNDLRLLSSGPRAGLNEINLPPVQAGSSIMPGKVNPVIPEVVNQVAFEVIGNDVTITMAAEAGQLQLNAFEPIILHSLSESITHLRAACLTLAERCVDGITANEEELRAAVENSIGLVTALNPHIGYTAATDIAKEALATGRGVAELVQEKGLLPAERLRELLRPEVLAGSAPLA; encoded by the coding sequence ATGACCGCCGCCGCAGCCACCCGCAGCGAACACGATCTGCTCGGAGACCGTGACGTCCCCGCCGACGCGTACTGGGGCGTCCACACCCTGCGCGCCAGGGAGAACTTCCCCATCACGGGCACCCCGATCTCCGCCTACCCCCATCTCATCGACGCCCTGGCCGCCGTCAAGGAGGCCGCCGCCCGCGCCAACGAGGAACTCGGTCTGCTCGCCCCCGAGAAGGCCGCCGCGATCATCGAGGCCTGCCGGGAGATCCGCGACGGCAAACTGCACGACCAGTTCGTCGTCGACGTCGTCCAGGGCGGCGCCGGCACCTCCACCAACATGAACGCCAATGAGGTCGTCGCCAACCGGGCGTTGGAGCTGCTGGGCCACGCCAAGGGGCAGTACGAGTACCTGCACCCCAACGAGGACGTCAACCTCGGCCAGTCCACCAACGACGTCTACCCGACCGCCGTCAAGATCGCGACGGTCTTCGCGGTGCAGGGACTGCTCAAGGCGATGGCGGTGCTTCAGGACTCGTTCGCCCGTAAGGCCGTCGAGTTCCGCGAGGTCCTCAAGATGGGCCGTACGCAGTTGCAGGACGCGGTTCCCATGACGCTCGGTCAGGAGTTCTCCGCGTTCGCCGTCATGATCGACGAGGACCGGAGCCGTCTCGACGAGGCCGTCGAGCTGATCCATGAGATCAACCTGGGCGCCACCGCCATCGGCACCGGCCTCAACGCACCCGCCGGATACGCCGAGTCGGCCCGCCGCCACCTCGCGGCGATCACGGGGCTGCCGCTGGTCACCGCCGCCAACCTGGTCGAAGCCACCCAGGACTGCGGCGCGTTCGTCCAGATGTCGGGCGTCCTCAAGCGCGTCGCCGTCAAGCTCTCCAAGAGCTGCAACGACCTGCGGCTGCTCTCCTCCGGGCCGCGCGCGGGCCTCAACGAGATCAACCTCCCGCCCGTGCAGGCGGGTTCGAGCATCATGCCCGGCAAGGTCAACCCGGTGATCCCCGAGGTCGTCAACCAGGTCGCCTTCGAGGTGATCGGCAACGACGTCACGATCACGATGGCGGCCGAGGCCGGACAGCTCCAGCTGAACGCCTTCGAACCGATCATCCTGCACTCCCTGTCCGAGTCCATCACCCACCTGCGCGCCGCCTGCCTCACCCTCGCCGAGCGCTGCGTCGACGGCATCACCGCCAACGAGGAGGAGCTGCGCGCGGCCGTGGAGAACTCCATCGGCCTGGTGACCGCCCTCAACCCGCACATCGGGTACACGGCGGCCACCGACATCGCCAAGGAGGCCCTCGCCACCGGCCGGGGCGTGGCCGAACTCGTCCAGGAGAAGGGCCTGTTGCCCGCCGAACGGCTCCGGGAGCTGCTGAGGCCCGAGGTGCTCGCGGGCAGCGCACCCCTCGCCTGA
- a CDS encoding asparaginase: MYDPTTTGAAAIPAAPVAAAPAIREPLHAPVAHLVRGGVIEGIHYGSVVVLRADGEVELQLGDIEAAFYPRSALKPVQAVAMLRAGLPLDGELLSLTAASHSGEERHLAGARQILELAGATEDDLRNVTDLPYDPAVRDQWIREGRQPSRLAQNCSGKHAAMLYTCRLNGWSLENYLDPAHPLQQAIAEIVEDLTGQAIARVTVDGCGAPLFSVSLHGLARALARITTAAEGTPERTVADAMRDHVELASGAGRDVAELMRAVPGLLTKDGFEGVQVAALPDGRAVAVKIADGANRARVPVTAAALARAGVAPEALAAFAGEALLGGGREVGRIRPVRALDPLPRQ; encoded by the coding sequence ATGTACGACCCCACGACCACCGGCGCCGCGGCGATCCCTGCGGCTCCGGTGGCCGCGGCCCCCGCGATCCGGGAACCGCTCCACGCCCCCGTCGCCCACCTCGTACGCGGAGGTGTCATCGAGGGCATCCACTACGGCTCCGTCGTGGTGCTGAGGGCCGACGGGGAGGTGGAACTCCAACTCGGCGACATCGAGGCGGCGTTCTACCCCCGGTCGGCGCTCAAGCCGGTCCAGGCCGTGGCGATGCTGCGCGCCGGACTGCCCCTGGACGGCGAACTGCTGTCCCTGACCGCGGCCAGCCACTCCGGCGAGGAACGCCACCTCGCCGGAGCCCGGCAGATCCTGGAGCTGGCCGGGGCCACCGAGGACGATCTGCGCAACGTCACCGACCTGCCGTACGACCCGGCGGTGCGGGACCAGTGGATACGTGAGGGCCGACAGCCCTCGCGGCTCGCGCAGAACTGTTCCGGCAAGCACGCGGCCATGCTCTACACCTGCCGGCTCAACGGCTGGTCCCTGGAGAACTACCTCGACCCGGCGCACCCGTTGCAGCAGGCCATCGCCGAGATCGTGGAGGACCTCACCGGGCAGGCCATCGCCCGGGTGACCGTCGACGGCTGCGGCGCCCCTCTCTTCTCCGTCTCCCTGCACGGCCTGGCCCGCGCCCTCGCCCGGATCACCACCGCCGCCGAGGGCACCCCCGAGCGCACGGTCGCCGACGCGATGCGCGACCACGTCGAGCTGGCGTCCGGCGCCGGGCGTGATGTGGCCGAGCTGATGCGGGCCGTGCCCGGGCTGCTCACCAAGGACGGCTTCGAGGGCGTCCAGGTCGCCGCGCTCCCGGACGGCCGGGCCGTCGCCGTCAAGATCGCGGACGGGGCGAACCGGGCCCGGGTGCCGGTGACTGCGGCGGCGCTCGCACGGGCGGGGGTCGCCCCCGAGGCGCTCGCCGCCTTCGCGGGCGAGGCCCTCCTGGGGGGCGGCCGCGAGGTCGGCCGGATCCGCCCGGTCCGCGCACTGGATCCACTGCCGCGCCAGTAG
- a CDS encoding D-alanyl-D-alanine carboxypeptidase family protein, producing the protein MTIGFSSRTSRVARVAVCCSAVCTLAALAVATNPEGAGLPFGTGAQDAKAGQEPPSLYRPGTQARPRAGAPRVPRDVSAVSWLVADAGTGEVLAAHNAHRKLPPASTLKALFALTVLPGLPAGLRHTVERAELAGVGAGSSLVGVKENRTYRVADLWRGVFLSSGNDAVRVLAALNGGWRATAEQMQDKARSLGARDTRVVSPDGYDAPGQVSSAYDLAVFGRAGLRNAEFAAYCSTATAKFPAGGWSYDIQNTNRLLTGAGVDRYPGLIGIKNGYTSKAGNTLIAAAKRGGRTLVVTVMRPRTGGGLAVYEEARSLLDWGFRAAGRVDAVGSLVPPRPAAAPQTGPESPPVLEEKEEVTGPGWPAAGVITGAAGLGAAAVALALRLKSGRLVRD; encoded by the coding sequence ATGACCATCGGATTCTCATCCCGTACCTCCCGTGTGGCCCGCGTCGCCGTCTGCTGCTCCGCCGTCTGTACGCTCGCTGCCCTGGCCGTCGCGACGAACCCGGAGGGCGCCGGCCTCCCGTTCGGGACGGGCGCACAGGACGCCAAGGCCGGGCAGGAGCCGCCGTCGCTCTACCGGCCGGGGACACAGGCGCGGCCACGGGCCGGGGCGCCCCGCGTGCCCCGGGACGTCTCCGCGGTGTCGTGGCTGGTGGCCGACGCCGGTACCGGCGAGGTGCTCGCCGCGCACAACGCGCACCGCAAACTGCCGCCGGCGAGCACGCTGAAGGCGCTGTTCGCGCTCACCGTGCTGCCGGGCCTGCCGGCGGGTCTGAGACACACCGTCGAGCGTGCGGAGCTGGCGGGCGTCGGCGCCGGAAGCAGTCTGGTCGGCGTGAAGGAGAACCGCACCTACCGGGTGGCCGACCTGTGGCGCGGTGTCTTCCTCAGCTCGGGCAACGACGCCGTACGCGTCCTGGCCGCCCTCAACGGCGGCTGGCGGGCCACTGCGGAGCAGATGCAGGACAAGGCCCGCTCCCTGGGCGCCCGGGACACCCGGGTCGTCTCGCCCGACGGCTACGACGCGCCCGGCCAGGTGTCGTCCGCGTACGACCTGGCGGTGTTCGGTCGGGCCGGGCTGCGCAACGCGGAGTTCGCCGCGTACTGCTCCACGGCCACGGCGAAGTTCCCGGCGGGTGGCTGGTCGTACGACATCCAGAACACCAACCGGCTGCTCACCGGCGCCGGTGTCGACCGCTACCCGGGGCTGATCGGCATCAAGAACGGCTACACCAGCAAGGCGGGCAACACCCTGATCGCCGCCGCGAAACGGGGCGGACGCACCCTCGTCGTCACGGTGATGCGGCCCCGGACGGGCGGCGGCCTCGCCGTCTACGAGGAGGCACGGTCGCTCCTCGACTGGGGTTTCCGTGCCGCCGGGCGCGTCGACGCCGTGGGCTCCCTCGTGCCGCCGCGCCCGGCGGCGGCTCCTCAGACCGGCCCCGAGTCACCGCCCGTCCTTGAGGAGAAGGAGGAAGTCACCGGTCCCGGCTGGCCGGCGGCGGGCGTGATCACGGGCGCGGCCGGACTCGGTGCGGCGGCCGTGGCACTGGCTCTGCGGCTCAAGAGCGGTCGGCTCGTCCGGGACTGA
- a CDS encoding amino acid permease — MSEQSLEKDAVDDAVRAGQPSGHVDAGDAGYSKSLKSRHVNMIAIGGAIGTGLFLGAGGRLVDAGPSLFIAYAVCGLFAFLVVRALGELVLYRPSSGAFVSYAREFLGEKGAYTAGWMYFLNWATTGIADITAVALYTHYWGMFSDIPQWVIALIALGIVLAVNLISVKMFGELEFWFAIIKVSALVIFMLIGIFLLVTQQPVDGHTPGPSLITDNGGIFPNGLLPMLLIIQGVVFAYASVELVGVAAGETENPEKIMPKAINSIMWRVGLFYVGSVLLLAMLLPWSSYKAGESPFVTVLSNIGIPAAGGIMNLVVMTAAMSSLNSGLYSTGRILRSMSMAGSAPKFTGVMSRSQVPYGGILLTSGICVLGVGLNFVVPAEAFEIVLNFAAIGIICTWGMIMICHLVFWQKTEKGELTRPSYRLPGSPWTELVTLFFLASVLVLMYADGGAGRTTVLCLPLIVLALIAGWFGVRRRVAQQSAGAKK; from the coding sequence GTGAGCGAGCAGTCCCTCGAAAAAGACGCCGTAGACGACGCCGTACGGGCCGGGCAACCCTCCGGTCACGTCGACGCCGGAGACGCCGGCTACAGCAAGTCCCTGAAGTCCCGCCACGTCAACATGATCGCCATCGGCGGCGCGATCGGCACCGGCCTCTTCCTCGGCGCCGGCGGCCGTCTCGTCGACGCCGGCCCGTCCCTCTTCATCGCGTACGCGGTCTGCGGACTCTTCGCCTTCCTCGTCGTCCGCGCCCTCGGCGAACTGGTCCTCTACCGGCCCTCGTCCGGAGCCTTCGTGTCCTACGCCCGGGAGTTCCTCGGCGAGAAGGGCGCGTACACGGCCGGCTGGATGTACTTCCTGAACTGGGCCACCACCGGTATCGCCGACATCACCGCGGTCGCCCTCTACACCCACTACTGGGGCATGTTCTCCGACATCCCGCAGTGGGTGATCGCGCTCATCGCGCTCGGGATCGTCCTCGCCGTGAACCTGATCTCGGTGAAGATGTTCGGCGAACTGGAGTTCTGGTTCGCGATCATCAAGGTCAGCGCACTCGTCATCTTCATGCTGATCGGCATCTTCCTGCTGGTCACCCAGCAGCCCGTCGACGGCCACACCCCCGGCCCGTCCCTGATCACCGACAACGGCGGCATCTTTCCCAACGGCCTGCTGCCCATGCTGCTGATCATCCAGGGCGTCGTCTTCGCCTACGCCTCCGTCGAGCTGGTCGGCGTCGCCGCCGGTGAGACCGAGAACCCCGAGAAGATCATGCCCAAGGCGATCAACTCGATCATGTGGCGCGTCGGTCTGTTCTACGTCGGCTCCGTCCTTCTGCTGGCGATGCTGCTGCCCTGGTCCTCGTACAAGGCCGGCGAGAGTCCCTTCGTCACCGTGCTCTCCAACATCGGCATCCCGGCGGCCGGCGGCATCATGAACCTGGTCGTGATGACCGCGGCCATGTCCTCGCTCAACTCGGGCCTGTACTCCACCGGCCGCATCCTGCGCTCCATGTCGATGGCGGGCTCCGCCCCGAAGTTCACCGGCGTGATGAGCCGCAGCCAGGTCCCCTACGGCGGCATCCTGCTCACCAGCGGTATCTGTGTGCTGGGCGTCGGGCTCAACTTCGTGGTCCCGGCCGAGGCGTTCGAGATCGTGCTCAACTTCGCCGCGATCGGCATCATCTGCACCTGGGGCATGATCATGATCTGTCACCTGGTGTTCTGGCAGAAGACCGAGAAGGGCGAGCTGACCCGGCCGAGCTACCGGCTGCCCGGCTCCCCGTGGACCGAGCTGGTGACGCTGTTCTTCCTGGCGTCGGTCCTGGTCCTGATGTACGCGGACGGCGGCGCCGGCCGGACGACCGTGCTGTGCCTCCCCCTGATCGTATTGGCGCTGATCGCGGGGTGGTTCGGCGTACGACGCCGGGTCGCCCAGCAGTCGGCCGGAGCGAAGAAGTGA
- the mptB gene encoding polyprenol phosphomannose-dependent alpha 1,6 mannosyltransferase MptB, with the protein MAFPVDLRRCQALGLAGSAFLALGGETAGALPVQDLLSPTSGRGALGLVGVYFGVVLLIAAWALLGKVIRGPEPPTPRALLLVLAVWAAPLLLAPPLFSRDVYSYLAQGAMVDAHIDVYVHGPARLGGPLADEVAPMWRHTATPYGPVFLAMASGLSGLTEGRIPAGLIGMRMIALLGVALMAVALPRLARHSGADPAVALWLGALNPLVLLHLVAGAHNDAMMLGLLGVGLVAARGRWYLLGVVLVTLAALVKAPAALGLLALIVMRGRTGWIRTTAATLAVASATTAAATTLAGTGYGWIAALRTPVSPQNWSLTSVLGRATGTLLHDLGSDLAPLALPAWRAAGLLVTLALVLFIWLRLRPGPVYALGLSLAVVAVLGPAIRPWYALWGLFLIAAAARNDSVQRRIAAASGVLALAVLPSGYPADTEQIALAVCGGVLAVVVLWQAHQAAQAPVLERTA; encoded by the coding sequence ATCGCTTTTCCCGTCGACCTCCGCCGCTGCCAGGCCCTTGGCCTGGCCGGATCCGCTTTCCTCGCCCTGGGAGGTGAGACCGCCGGCGCCCTGCCGGTCCAGGATCTGCTCTCGCCGACATCCGGACGCGGTGCGCTGGGGTTGGTCGGTGTTTACTTCGGCGTCGTCCTGCTGATAGCCGCCTGGGCGCTGCTGGGGAAGGTGATACGCGGCCCCGAACCCCCGACACCGCGCGCCCTGCTCCTCGTGCTGGCCGTCTGGGCGGCCCCCCTGCTGCTCGCGCCGCCGCTGTTCAGCCGGGACGTGTACAGCTACCTCGCCCAGGGCGCCATGGTCGACGCGCACATCGACGTCTATGTGCACGGGCCCGCCCGGCTCGGCGGACCGCTCGCCGACGAGGTGGCACCGATGTGGCGGCACACGGCGACGCCGTACGGGCCGGTCTTCCTCGCCATGGCCTCCGGGCTCTCCGGTCTCACCGAAGGACGGATACCGGCCGGACTCATCGGCATGCGCATGATCGCCCTCCTCGGTGTGGCCCTGATGGCCGTGGCGCTGCCCCGCCTCGCCCGGCACAGTGGGGCCGACCCGGCCGTCGCCCTCTGGCTCGGCGCGCTCAACCCGCTCGTGCTCCTGCACCTGGTGGCCGGGGCCCACAACGACGCGATGATGCTGGGTCTGCTGGGGGTCGGGCTGGTGGCCGCGCGGGGCCGCTGGTATCTCCTCGGTGTCGTCCTCGTGACGCTCGCCGCGCTGGTCAAGGCCCCCGCCGCGCTCGGCCTGCTGGCGCTGATCGTGATGCGCGGCCGTACCGGATGGATACGGACGACGGCGGCCACGCTGGCCGTCGCCTCGGCCACCACGGCCGCCGCGACCACCCTGGCCGGCACGGGATACGGGTGGATCGCCGCCCTGCGCACCCCGGTGTCCCCGCAGAACTGGTCGCTCACCAGCGTCCTCGGCCGCGCCACCGGCACCCTGCTCCACGACCTGGGCAGCGACCTCGCCCCCCTCGCGCTCCCGGCCTGGCGCGCCGCCGGACTCCTGGTGACCCTGGCCCTCGTCCTGTTCATATGGCTCCGGTTGAGACCCGGACCGGTGTACGCGCTGGGTCTCAGCCTGGCCGTCGTCGCCGTGCTGGGCCCGGCGATCCGTCCCTGGTACGCCCTGTGGGGTCTGTTCCTCATCGCCGCCGCCGCGCGGAACGACTCCGTGCAGCGCCGGATCGCGGCCGCCAGCGGGGTGCTCGCGCTCGCCGTCCTGCCGAGCGGCTACCCGGCGGACACCGAGCAGATAGCCCTGGCGGTGTGCGGGGGAGTCCTCGCGGTGGTCGTGCTGTGGCAGGCCCATCAGGCCGCTCAGGCGCCGGTCCTGGAGCGGACGGCATGA
- a CDS encoding undecaprenyl-diphosphate phosphatase, which yields MSTITVGQAVVLGAVEGVTEFLPVSSTGHLKITEGLMGIQVEDKAVVGFSAVIQVGAIAAVLVYFRNDIARIGSAWFRGLFDAKERQDRDYRFAWWVIAATIPIVVVGAAARSLIEGPLASLWVVAGSLIVGSGVMWVAEQVGRRRRAEGDTRFRDAMLVGGSQILALLFPGFSRSGATMSTALLLDLDRVAATRLSFFLGIPALTGAGLYELKDALGAGVGAAPLIAGTTVSFAVAYASVAWLLKFVTRHSLNVFVSYRIVVGVLLFGLLGAGGLS from the coding sequence ATGAGCACCATCACCGTCGGTCAGGCCGTCGTCCTCGGAGCGGTGGAGGGAGTGACGGAGTTCCTGCCGGTGTCCTCCACCGGTCATCTGAAGATCACCGAGGGGCTCATGGGGATCCAGGTCGAGGACAAGGCCGTCGTCGGGTTCTCGGCGGTCATCCAGGTGGGTGCGATCGCCGCGGTGCTCGTGTACTTCCGCAACGACATCGCGCGGATCGGCTCCGCCTGGTTCCGTGGACTGTTCGACGCGAAGGAACGGCAGGACCGCGACTACCGGTTCGCGTGGTGGGTGATCGCCGCGACGATCCCGATCGTGGTCGTGGGGGCAGCCGCCCGGTCGCTCATCGAGGGGCCGCTCGCCTCGCTGTGGGTGGTGGCCGGATCGCTGATCGTCGGCAGCGGTGTGATGTGGGTCGCGGAGCAGGTGGGCCGGCGCAGGCGCGCGGAGGGCGACACCCGGTTCCGGGACGCGATGCTGGTCGGCGGTTCCCAGATCCTCGCCCTGCTCTTCCCCGGCTTCTCCCGCTCCGGCGCCACCATGTCCACCGCGCTGCTGCTCGACCTCGACCGGGTCGCGGCCACCCGGCTCTCCTTCTTCCTCGGCATCCCGGCCCTCACGGGCGCCGGCCTGTACGAACTCAAGGACGCCCTCGGCGCGGGGGTGGGCGCGGCCCCGCTGATCGCCGGCACCACCGTCTCGTTCGCGGTCGCGTACGCTTCCGTCGCCTGGCTGCTGAAGTTCGTGACCAGGCACTCGCTCAATGTGTTCGTGTCCTACCGGATCGTCGTCGGGGTGCTCCTCTTCGGACTGCTCGGCGCGGGCGGACTCAGCTGA
- the crcB gene encoding fluoride efflux transporter CrcB translates to MPVPHPDGPEALHSPDAPVADPPRPAPWHGQAPVIAVVAIGGGIGATARYGASLLWPVGTAGFPWTTFWVNVVGCFVIGLFMVLITERWAVHRLVRPFFGTGVLGGFTTFSTYAVDIQRLMEQGRPATALAYLAATLLAALAAVWLAATTARLTLRTGPTHTQRTGPTPTRQTGPTETREKGKRSS, encoded by the coding sequence ATGCCAGTCCCGCACCCGGACGGACCCGAAGCCCTTCATTCCCCCGACGCACCGGTCGCCGACCCGCCGCGGCCCGCTCCCTGGCACGGCCAGGCGCCCGTGATCGCGGTCGTCGCCATCGGCGGCGGCATCGGGGCGACGGCCCGCTACGGCGCCTCCCTGCTCTGGCCCGTGGGGACCGCCGGCTTCCCCTGGACCACGTTCTGGGTGAACGTCGTCGGCTGCTTCGTGATCGGCCTCTTCATGGTCCTGATCACGGAGAGATGGGCGGTCCACCGCCTGGTCCGCCCCTTCTTCGGCACCGGGGTGCTCGGCGGCTTCACCACGTTCTCGACGTACGCCGTCGACATCCAGCGCCTCATGGAGCAGGGCCGCCCGGCCACCGCCCTCGCCTATCTCGCCGCGACCCTCCTCGCCGCCCTCGCGGCGGTCTGGCTCGCGGCGACGACGGCACGACTGACCCTGCGGACCGGGCCGACCCACACACAGCGGACCGGGCCGACGCCAACGCGGCAGACCGGCCCCACCGAAACGCGTGAGAAAGGTAAGAGGTCGTCGTGA
- the crcB gene encoding fluoride efflux transporter CrcB: MNWVLVIVGGMLGAPLRYLTDRAVQSRHDTVFPWGTFTVNVAGSLVLGVLTGAVTAGAATSHLHLLLGTGLCGALTTYSTFSYETLRLAQDGARFHAAANVIASVVAGLGAVFVGVALAEALWS, translated from the coding sequence GTGAACTGGGTGCTCGTCATCGTCGGCGGAATGCTCGGCGCGCCCCTGCGCTATCTCACCGACCGGGCCGTGCAGTCCCGCCACGACACGGTCTTCCCGTGGGGCACGTTCACCGTCAACGTCGCCGGATCCCTGGTCCTCGGCGTCCTCACCGGCGCTGTCACGGCCGGCGCAGCCACCTCCCACCTGCATCTTCTGCTCGGCACCGGACTGTGCGGGGCGCTCACCACGTACTCGACCTTCTCGTACGAGACTCTGCGTCTCGCCCAGGACGGCGCCCGCTTCCACGCCGCCGCCAACGTGATCGCGAGCGTGGTGGCGGGGCTGGGCGCGGTCTTCGTGGGGGTGGCGCTCGCGGAGGCCCTCTGGTCGTAG
- a CDS encoding FadR/GntR family transcriptional regulator yields MNLSDSQTGGSAPRRVSAMEAVLTHLRDAIERGTYAIGDKLPSEAELCRQLEVSRPVLREALRALQVMGLTQSRTGKGTFVIANAVEDPTFGDYAASDLLEVRRHVEIPVAGYAAVRRTPENLDHLAHLLDRMERETDTTAWVAMDTLFHLAVAEAAQNPVFRRVIEEIRDALARQSAFLNELGGRREQSNREHRAIVEALIDGSEHDAVEAMSHHLDRVETTLTDIVRSPRTESSTEGGPEA; encoded by the coding sequence GTGAACCTGTCAGACAGCCAGACAGGTGGCTCGGCACCCCGGCGCGTCAGCGCCATGGAAGCGGTGCTCACCCACCTCCGCGACGCCATCGAGCGCGGCACGTACGCCATCGGGGACAAGCTTCCCTCGGAGGCGGAGCTCTGCCGGCAGCTCGAAGTGAGCCGTCCGGTGCTCCGTGAGGCGCTGCGCGCTCTCCAGGTGATGGGCCTGACCCAGTCCCGCACCGGCAAGGGCACCTTCGTGATCGCGAACGCCGTCGAGGACCCCACCTTCGGCGACTACGCGGCGAGCGACCTGCTCGAAGTGCGCCGACATGTGGAGATCCCGGTCGCCGGGTACGCGGCGGTGCGCCGCACCCCGGAGAACCTGGACCATCTGGCGCATCTGCTGGACCGGATGGAGCGGGAGACCGACACCACCGCCTGGGTCGCGATGGACACGCTCTTCCATCTGGCGGTGGCCGAGGCCGCCCAGAACCCGGTGTTCCGCCGGGTGATCGAGGAGATCCGGGACGCGCTGGCCCGCCAGTCGGCCTTCCTCAACGAACTGGGCGGCCGTCGCGAGCAGTCCAACCGCGAGCACCGGGCCATCGTCGAGGCGCTGATCGACGGTTCCGAACACGACGCGGTGGAGGCCATGTCCCACCACCTCGACCGCGTCGAGACCACCCTCACCGACATCGTGCGTTCCCCCCGCACGGAAAGCTCCACGGAAGGCGGACCCGAGGCGTGA